The following are from one region of the Cyanobacterium stanieri LEGE 03274 genome:
- a CDS encoding methylenetetrahydrofolate reductase, which translates to MDNNSSKLRGAIALKKFLITAEVTPPKGGNPERMLEVAKLLKNRVHGVNITDGSRAVLRMSSVTASALLLREGIEPICQVTGRDRNSIGLQGDLMGAYALGIRNILALTGDPIKAGDHLQARSVFELESIKLLKLINHQLNEGFDINNKPLPDGKLDLFAGAAVDPQSKSWSGLQRRFERKLEAGAQFFQSQLITDFDKLDKFMNQIAVKGDRPILAGIFLLKSAKNAHFINKYVPGVEIPDHIIKRLENAKNPLQEGIKIASEQVKIAQTICQGVHLMAVKKEELIPEILNLAGIKPLQ; encoded by the coding sequence ATGGATAATAATTCATCAAAATTGCGAGGGGCGATCGCCCTTAAAAAGTTTTTAATTACCGCAGAAGTTACCCCTCCTAAGGGGGGAAATCCAGAAAGGATGTTGGAGGTGGCAAAACTACTTAAAAATCGAGTACATGGGGTTAATATTACCGATGGTAGTCGGGCGGTGTTGAGAATGTCATCGGTGACAGCTTCTGCACTGTTATTGAGGGAAGGCATTGAACCTATTTGTCAGGTGACAGGGCGCGATCGCAACTCCATTGGTTTACAGGGTGACTTAATGGGAGCTTATGCCCTAGGAATTAGGAATATTTTAGCACTAACAGGAGATCCGATCAAAGCAGGAGATCATCTTCAAGCAAGGAGCGTTTTTGAGTTAGAATCTATTAAATTATTAAAGTTAATTAATCATCAATTAAACGAAGGTTTTGATATTAATAATAAGCCCTTACCTGACGGGAAATTAGATTTATTTGCAGGGGCGGCGGTTGATCCTCAGTCTAAAAGTTGGTCTGGATTACAAAGACGTTTTGAAAGGAAATTGGAAGCAGGGGCGCAGTTTTTTCAAAGTCAATTAATTACCGATTTTGATAAGTTAGATAAGTTTATGAACCAGATTGCGGTTAAGGGCGATCGCCCCATATTAGCGGGAATATTCCTCTTAAAAAGTGCAAAAAACGCTCATTTTATTAACAAATACGTCCCAGGGGTAGAAATACCAGACCACATTATTAAACGTTTAGAAAATGCAAAAAACCCCCTCCAAGAAGGCATAAAAATAGCCTCTGAACAAGTTAAAATTGCTCAAACTATATGTCAAGGAGTTCATTTAATGGCTGTAAAAAAAGAAGAATTAATTCCCGAAATTTTAAATTTAGCAGGAATAAAACCCTTACAATAA